From a region of the Besnoitia besnoiti strain Bb-Ger1 chromosome I, whole genome shotgun sequence genome:
- a CDS encoding putative vacuolar protein sorting-associated protein 26 (encoded by transcript BESB_000630) produces MLATLFGSVCSVEIFIDQEGRKATYLSRDKKGEKVPIFSDGEDVTGCAVLSLKPGKKLDHNGIKVELIGQIDMLYDRSSSYDFFSISKDLEPPGVLVESKKYKYRFNAVDKPNETYSGIHVRLRYFVRLTIMRNYGSSIVKEQDFVVQNVGIPPEVNNTIKMEVGIEDCLHIEFEYDKCRYHLRDVVVGKVYFVLVRIKIKNMQIDIIRTETAGTGSNAVTDSETLTKFEIMDGAPIRSECIPVRVYLSGFDFTPTYKNVQNKFSVRYFLNLVLIDEEDRRYFKKQEITMWRKKIG; encoded by the exons ATG ctggcgacTCTGTTTGGCAGCGTCTGCTCGGTCGAGATCTTCATCGATCAGGAAGGGCGCAAGGCGACGTATCTCTCCAGAGACAAGAAAGGCGAAAAAGTCCCCATTTTCTCC GACGGCGAAGATGTGACAGGATGCGCAGTTCTCAGCTTGAAGCCTGGCAAAAAACTGGACCACAACGGAATCAAAGTCGAGCTCATCGGTCAAATCG ACATGCTGTACGACCGCAGCAGCTCCTACGACTTCTTTTCCATTTCGAAGGATCTCGAGCCGCCCGGCGTGCTGGTGGAGAGCAAGAAGTATAAATACCGCTTCAACGCCGTGGACAAGCCCAACGAAACGTACTCGGGCATCcacgtccgcctccgctACTTTGTTCGTCTCACCATCATGCGGAACTACGGCAG TAGCATCGTGAAGGAGCAAGACTTTGTGGTTCAGAACGTGGGCATTCCCCCCGAAGTGAACAACACTATCAAGATGGAG GTCGGCATTGAGGATTGTCTGCACATCGAGTTCGAGTACGACAAATGCAGATATCACTTGCGCGACGTCGTGGTCGGAAAAGTCTACTTCGTGCTCGTTCGAATAAAGATCAAAAACATGCAAATCGACATTATCCGCACGGAAACGGCAGGCACCG GCTCCAACGCTGTGACGGACTCTGAGACGCTCACGAAGTTCGAGATCATGGACGGCGCGCCGATTCGAT cCGAGTGCATTCCTGTGCGCGTGTATTTGAGCGGCTTCGACTTCACGCCGACTTACAAGAACGTGCAAAACAAATTCTCCGTGCGGTACTTTCTCAACTTGGTTTTGATCGATGAAGAAGATCGGCG GTATTTCAAGAAACAGGAAATCACCAtgtggaggaagaagatcggctga
- a CDS encoding putative ubiquitin conjugating enzyme E2 (encoded by transcript BESB_000640) produces the protein MKPATSPLDRRRIVQDISRVTRDPPHGVQASPFADSMMHCHAIIHGPEDTIWECGTFHLIISFTEDYPAFPPKVRFLSRLFHPNVYVDGRICIDILQNQWSAMYDIAAVLTSIQSLLSDPNPHSPANPQAAKVFVENREEYDRLVLQCVEDSWSVPTLPEGILNGDR, from the exons ATGAAGCCTGCCACGTCACCGCTCGAT AGACGAAGAATTGTTCAGGATATTTCGCGAGTGACGCGAGATCCTCCGCACGGCGTTCAggcctcgcccttcgcggACAGCATGATGCACTGCCATGCGATTATCCACGG GCCTGAAGACACGATCTGGGAGTGCGGCACGTTCCACCTGATCATTAGTTTCACGGAGGATTATCCCGCGTTTCCGCCGAAAGTGCGTTTCCTGTCGCGGCTTTTCCATCCGAACGTCTACGTGGATGGGCGGATCTGCATCGACATCTTGCAGAATCAGTGGAGTGCGATGTACGATATCGCCGCGGTGCTGACCAGCATTCAGAGTCTCCTCAGCGACCCGAATCCGCACTCGCCCGCGAATCCGCAAGCTGCCAAAGTCTTTGtcgaaaacagagaagaaTACGACCGGCTGGTCTTG CAATGCGTGGAAGACAGCTGGTCAGTGCCGACGCTGCCCGAAGGCATTCTGAATGGTGACCGATGA